The following proteins are co-located in the Sphaeramia orbicularis chromosome 24, fSphaOr1.1, whole genome shotgun sequence genome:
- the armc1l gene encoding armadillo repeat containing 1, like, with translation MMDALSVVSQLRDLASEPQNREVIVQDQGCLPGLVLFLDHQSPEVLLATLQTLRYLAELSPNIPTMKNELGMMVSLENLMARDGLSVDITSLAQEVYDILRAPINPVPRTPERERRKKPQFFLNSTNKKAKSVTLHIQGLDSTEQRSMCEEALLKVKGVISFTFQMASKRCTVRIRSDLPTESLASAIAATKVLSAQQVVKNESGDEVFIPLKAAGVEVPQNSALPDYLPEEEDSPEKEVDRAISRTTAKDDASGSWLSSAASFLTRSFYW, from the exons ATGATGGATGCGCTGTCTGTGGTCAGCCAGCTCCGTGACTTGGCCTCTGAACCACAGAACCGAGAAGTAATTGTCCAGGACCAGGGCTGTCTACCTGGACTGGTTCTCTTTCTGGACCACCAGAGCCCAGAGGTGCTGTTGGCAACTCTGCAG ACCTTGCGTTACCTGGCAGAACTGTCCCCCAACATCCCCACAATGAAAAATGAACTGGGTATGATGGTAAGCCTGGAGAATCTAATGGCAAG GGATGGTTTGTCTGTTGACATCACATCCTTGGCTCAGGAGGTTTATGATATTCTTCGTGCACCCATTAATCCCGTGCCACGCACACctgagagggagaggaggaagaaaccCCAGTTCTTTCTTAACTCCACTAACAAGAAAGCCAAGTCTGTGACTCTACACATCCAGGGGCTGGACAGCACT GAACAGCGAAGCATGTGTGAGGAGGCTCTTCTGAAGGTCAAGGGAGTGATCAGCTTCACCTTCCAGATGGCCTCTAAGAGATGCACTGTTCGCATTCGCTCAGATCTGCCCACTGAG agtCTTGCATCAGCAATTGCTGCTACTAAAGTGTTGTCGGCCCAGCAGGTGGTGAAGAATGAGTCAGGAGACGAG GTTTTTATCCCTCTGAAAGCAGCTGGGgtggaagtgccacaaaactcAGCTCTACCAGACTACCtcccagaggaggaggacagccCAGAGAAAGAGGTTGATCGCGCAATTTCCCGCACCACAGCTAAAGACGACGCCAGTGGAAGCTGGCTCAGTTCTGCCGCCAGTTTCCTCACCagatccttctactggtga
- the mtfr2 gene encoding mitochondrial fission regulator 2 encodes MSLLEDVVDVLRMVLEYFGVPPEMLVPVWDSQLCGQYRSIVRMIGTNLPLTPPPRVHFQIPLVTYRPHGYIDVTVDTPAVPSFADVMWVFEDEGDSSAKTRNYLPPTKQTNVHRDMVRYPGLSLNKAQKRVRSVRKTPDPEALKKITALESELLKLQAQIAMIVTAAPTSGLTQCPPLMSPPPPPALTSTPRRPTAALPPPPPPPPPPPPSTPPCPSSSSNTAIQLIQKRKNNPDKDHLKPQDSGPHRGSEVKGIPSMLDVLKDLNQVKLRSVKRSPGGTPVRRRRSKGGSALLSDPAALIAEALKRKFAQHHHNNSSDKENSLDPSPFGSPEITSKAPHHVRRSQGRLHM; translated from the exons ATGTCTTTATTAGAGGATGTTGTGGACGTGCTGCGGATGGTCTTGGAGTATTTTGGAGTTCCTCCAGAAATG TTGGTTCCAGTCTGGGACAGTCAGCTGTGTGGTCAGTATCGTAGTATTGTACGGATGATCGGTACCAACCTTCCACTGACCCCACCCCCACGCGTCCACTTTCAG ATCCCACTCGTCACTTACAGGCCCCACGGTTATATCGATGTCACTGTGGATACACCTGCTGTTCCCTCATTTGCTGATGTGATGTGGGTGTTTGAGGATGAGGGGGACAGTTCTGCAAAGACAAG GAACTATTTGCCTCCAACTAAGCAAACTAATGTACATCGGGATATGGTGAGATACCCAGGACTGTCACTAAATAAAGCCCAAAAACGAGTCCGATCTGTCAGAAAGACCCCTGATCCAGAGGCCTTGAAGAAAATCACAGCGCTGGAGAGCGAGCTGCTAAAACTACAAGCTCAGATTGCCATGATTGTGACTGCTGCTCCCACTTCAG GTCTGACCCAGTGTCCACCTCTGATgtctcctccaccaccaccagctCTCACTTCCACCCCACGCCGTCCTACTGCTGctctgccaccaccaccacctcctcctcctcctccaccaccatcaACACCTCCCTGCCCCAGCTCCTCCTCTAACACTGCGATACAACTGATCCAAAAGCGCAAGAATAACCCTGACAAGGATCATCTTAAGCCTCAGGACTCAGGCCCTCACAGGGGCTCAGAGGTTAAAGGCATTCCCTCCATGCTGGACGTTCTTAAGGACCTCAATCAAGTCAAATTGCGTTCAGTGAAAAG ATCACCAGGTGGTACACCAGTCCGGAGGCGACGCAGTAAAGGAGGTTCAGCACTGCTCAGCGACCCGGCCGCTCTGATCGCTGAAGCACTGAAGAGAAAGTTTGCTCAGCATCACCACAATAATTCGTCCGACAAAGAAAATTCGCTCGACCCCTCACCGTTTGGCAGTCCAGAAATAACATCTAAG GCTCCCCACCACGTCAGACGTAGCCAGGGTCGCCTGCACATGTGA